From one Halothece sp. PCC 7418 genomic stretch:
- a CDS encoding group II intron maturase-specific domain-containing protein — translation MLRQRYSHYKKIGETLKLKKSATQEEVIKTLHPLLGGFANYF, via the coding sequence ATCTTAAGGCAACGATATTCCCACTATAAGAAAATCGGGGAAACCCTAAAACTTAAGAAAAGTGCGACCCAAGAAGAAGTCATTAAAACCCTACATCCGCTTCTCGGAGGTTTTGCCAACTACTTTTAA
- a CDS encoding PAP/fibrillin family protein, with protein MSNKTQLLNAIAGKNRGQLVKEEEKVSLLSAIAQLEEENPTPNPVECADLLGGNWRLLYTTSQDLLGLDRFPILQTGDIYQCVHPEKNRVYNIAEIIGVPFLEGIISVVAEMTPVSEKRVNVDFQRSIVGLQRLFNYQNPSHYIQAIEEGKKFPPLDFPINRRNSNQQPWLDITYLDEDLRISRGNRGSVFVLAQS; from the coding sequence ATGAGTAACAAAACGCAATTACTCAACGCGATCGCGGGGAAAAATCGAGGACAATTAGTAAAAGAAGAGGAAAAAGTTTCATTATTGAGCGCGATCGCGCAATTAGAAGAAGAAAACCCAACCCCGAATCCAGTTGAGTGTGCTGATTTACTGGGTGGAAATTGGCGTTTGCTTTATACAACGAGCCAAGATTTACTCGGTTTGGATCGATTTCCAATTTTACAAACGGGAGACATTTACCAGTGTGTTCACCCCGAGAAAAATCGAGTTTATAATATTGCTGAAATTATTGGTGTACCGTTTTTAGAGGGGATTATTTCTGTGGTTGCTGAAATGACACCTGTTTCCGAAAAACGGGTTAACGTTGACTTTCAAAGATCAATTGTTGGATTACAGCGCCTTTTCAATTATCAAAATCCATCTCATTATATCCAAGCGATTGAAGAGGGCAAAAAATTTCCTCCGCTTGATTTTCCGATTAATCGAAGAAACTCAAATCAACAACCTTGGTTAGATATTACTTATCTTGACGAAGACTTAAGGATTTCCCGAGGGAATCGAGGCAGTGTTTTTGTTCTTGCTCAGTCTTAA
- a CDS encoding tetratricopeptide repeat protein: MSVLISGVVVQGCFLKPPASHYYDVAAAKEEQGNYAGAIEVYNLVVRNHPDDPTAYYKRGITRKKQGQLKLAIQDFNKAISLDSEYERAYYQRGVTYKRQGNLGKAFADIQNAIALNDRYLQPNQALAYQKLHRQLRVGFAYKQQGLNHVRQGNLEGAIEDFNQALDLLGNDAATHNKRGIIYAQQGKLDQALEDFNQAINVAKDSASAYENRGITYFEQGKLNAAIEDFQRAIALNPEDASLYFKKGVVHQQKEEWKQAISLYEEALNRKKDFWQATNNIGLIRYEQGNTEAAIAHWRKATEMSENAAEPKLALAVALYQQGKRDSAYDLQNAAFGLDSQWSQMNVLADNHWGKQLLSDTAEFFAATGVAVKQES, from the coding sequence ATGTCCGTTTTAATTAGCGGTGTTGTTGTTCAAGGATGTTTCCTCAAACCTCCAGCGAGTCACTACTACGATGTCGCAGCAGCTAAAGAAGAGCAGGGGAATTATGCGGGAGCGATTGAAGTTTACAATCTGGTAGTGCGTAATCATCCTGATGATCCTACTGCTTACTATAAACGAGGCATCACCCGCAAAAAGCAAGGACAGTTAAAACTTGCTATTCAAGATTTCAATAAAGCAATCAGTCTCGATTCTGAATACGAGCGTGCTTATTATCAACGTGGTGTAACCTACAAACGACAAGGTAATTTAGGGAAAGCCTTTGCAGATATCCAGAACGCGATCGCGCTCAATGATCGGTATCTTCAACCCAATCAAGCCCTAGCTTACCAAAAATTGCACCGTCAGCTAAGAGTCGGATTTGCTTATAAGCAACAGGGGCTAAATCATGTCAGACAAGGCAACCTAGAAGGGGCAATTGAAGATTTTAATCAAGCTCTCGATCTTCTGGGAAATGATGCTGCTACGCATAACAAACGAGGAATTATTTATGCTCAGCAAGGTAAGTTAGACCAAGCCCTTGAAGACTTCAATCAAGCTATTAATGTAGCAAAAGATTCTGCATCTGCTTACGAAAACCGAGGCATTACTTACTTTGAACAAGGAAAGCTCAACGCAGCCATTGAAGACTTTCAACGCGCGATCGCGCTGAATCCTGAGGATGCAAGTCTCTACTTTAAAAAAGGAGTGGTGCATCAGCAAAAAGAAGAATGGAAGCAGGCGATCTCGCTTTACGAAGAAGCCTTAAATCGGAAAAAGGATTTTTGGCAAGCAACCAACAACATCGGCTTGATTCGATATGAACAAGGCAACACAGAAGCAGCGATCGCGCACTGGCGTAAGGCAACAGAGATGTCAGAAAACGCTGCTGAACCGAAACTTGCCCTAGCGGTTGCTCTCTATCAGCAAGGAAAACGAGACTCTGCTTATGATTTACAAAATGCTGCTTTTGGTTTAGATTCTCAATGGTCGCAAATGAATGTTCTCGCTGACAATCACTGGGGAAAACAACTCCTATCTGATACAGCAGAGTTTTTTGCTGCCACGGGAGTTGCAGTGAAGCAAGAATCCTGA
- the glgP gene encoding alpha-glucan family phosphorylase, which produces MKPIRTFNVSPSLPPKLEPLKKLAYNIHWDWDIEAKDLFRRLDQQLWESCRHNPVSLLGNISQERLAEVAEDEGFLAQMERAEQQLDLYLQERTWFRKNRGQIAQKECYAYFCAEYGLTDCLPLYSGGLGVLAGDHLKSASDLGLPLVAVGLLYQEGYFSQYLNADGWQQEAYPINDFSNMPLHLEHNPDGSELRVEVDYPGRTVHARVWRIDVGIVRLYLLDTNIEGNSEYDHNITDRLYGGDLDMRIHQEMMLGIGGFRALKALGYTPTVFHLNEGHSAFLVLERMRRLIEDDGLTFDEAKQMVQASQMFTTHTPVSAGFDMFNPDQTMYYVGHYADIFDLSREEFLAMGRENTGDLSSPFSMAALALRTSSFLNGVSKLHGEVSREMFKGMWKGLPVEEVPITSITNGVHARSVVTKSKQQLYDRYLGPSWSEKGPENPLWEKVDSIPDEELWRNHERARADMVVMVRDWLGKKLRQRGASQAELDKATEVLDPDVLTIGFARRFATYKRATLFLRDIERIKKIIMGNPNRRLQFVIAGKAHPKDMPGKDLIRQLIHTAREEGIEDYLVFVPDYDTHVARSMVSGCDIWLNTPRRPREASGTSGMKAAMNGLPNLSIPDGWWDEADYTATGWAIGQGEMYEDQEYQDEVEANALYDLLEQEIMPLFYNRDANGVPRGWVKKMKNAIRLNTPQFNTARMLRDYSVYGYFPSSDRYFAMTENKYANAKAVAQWKKQLFERWYDIRIESIDVSEGTDIVVNETIEVKAVLDLAGLKPDDVSVELYLGNLNSDGEIVKGTPIPMEYTGESSAAGTIYKGSLVYRSSGLQGLSLRVLPKNQYMAHPHELGLILWADDCQQ; this is translated from the coding sequence ATGAAGCCAATTCGTACCTTTAACGTTTCGCCGTCCCTCCCCCCAAAACTAGAGCCCTTGAAAAAGCTGGCTTATAATATTCACTGGGATTGGGATATCGAAGCCAAAGACCTGTTTCGACGGTTAGATCAACAATTATGGGAGTCCTGCCGTCATAACCCTGTCTCCTTACTCGGAAATATCAGTCAAGAACGTCTCGCGGAAGTTGCCGAAGATGAAGGCTTTCTTGCCCAAATGGAACGGGCGGAACAACAGTTAGACCTCTATCTCCAAGAACGAACCTGGTTTCGGAAAAATCGCGGTCAAATTGCACAAAAAGAGTGCTATGCGTATTTTTGTGCTGAATACGGTTTAACCGACTGCTTACCCCTTTACTCGGGCGGTTTGGGGGTTTTAGCGGGTGACCATCTCAAATCAGCCAGTGACTTAGGCTTACCCTTGGTTGCAGTCGGGTTACTTTATCAAGAAGGATATTTCTCCCAATACTTAAACGCCGATGGCTGGCAACAAGAAGCCTATCCCATCAACGATTTCAGCAATATGCCCTTGCACTTAGAACACAATCCCGATGGTTCTGAGTTGCGGGTGGAGGTGGACTACCCAGGACGCACGGTTCACGCTCGTGTCTGGCGCATTGATGTGGGGATTGTTCGTCTCTATCTCCTTGATACCAATATTGAAGGGAACTCTGAATACGACCATAACATCACTGATCGGTTGTATGGTGGTGATCTCGATATGCGGATTCACCAAGAAATGATGCTCGGAATTGGGGGTTTCCGCGCCTTAAAAGCCCTTGGTTATACCCCCACCGTTTTCCACCTCAATGAAGGTCACAGCGCGTTCTTGGTGTTAGAACGGATGCGTCGCTTGATTGAAGATGATGGCTTGACCTTTGACGAAGCGAAACAAATGGTACAAGCAAGCCAAATGTTCACCACCCATACCCCCGTTTCCGCAGGGTTTGATATGTTTAACCCCGATCAAACCATGTACTATGTGGGACATTATGCTGATATCTTTGACTTATCCCGAGAAGAATTTTTAGCCATGGGACGGGAAAACACAGGTGATTTATCCTCTCCCTTCAGTATGGCAGCACTCGCCCTCCGCACCAGTTCTTTCCTCAATGGGGTGAGTAAACTCCACGGCGAAGTCTCTCGGGAGATGTTTAAGGGAATGTGGAAAGGACTTCCTGTGGAAGAAGTTCCCATTACCTCGATTACTAATGGTGTTCACGCTCGCAGCGTTGTTACCAAATCCAAACAACAACTTTATGATCGCTACTTGGGCCCAAGCTGGTCAGAAAAAGGACCCGAAAACCCCCTCTGGGAAAAAGTCGATTCTATCCCTGATGAGGAATTGTGGCGTAACCATGAACGCGCTCGTGCGGATATGGTCGTCATGGTGCGAGACTGGTTAGGGAAGAAACTCCGCCAACGCGGTGCAAGTCAAGCGGAGTTAGATAAAGCAACCGAAGTCCTTGATCCTGATGTCTTAACCATTGGTTTTGCCCGTCGTTTTGCCACTTATAAACGGGCGACTCTCTTTCTGCGGGATATTGAGCGCATTAAGAAAATTATCATGGGTAACCCCAATCGCCGTTTACAATTTGTGATTGCCGGGAAAGCTCACCCGAAAGATATGCCAGGGAAAGACTTGATTCGTCAACTGATTCATACCGCGCGAGAGGAAGGGATTGAAGATTATTTAGTCTTTGTTCCCGATTATGATACTCATGTGGCGCGATCCATGGTTTCGGGCTGTGATATTTGGCTCAATACCCCTCGTCGTCCTCGTGAGGCTTCAGGGACTTCTGGCATGAAAGCAGCAATGAATGGACTGCCTAATCTCAGTATTCCCGATGGCTGGTGGGATGAAGCCGACTACACCGCAACGGGTTGGGCGATTGGTCAAGGCGAAATGTACGAAGACCAAGAATATCAAGATGAGGTGGAAGCCAATGCCCTCTACGACCTCTTGGAACAAGAGATTATGCCCTTGTTCTATAATCGCGATGCCAATGGTGTCCCTCGCGGTTGGGTGAAGAAGATGAAAAATGCGATTCGTCTCAATACGCCCCAGTTTAATACGGCGCGGATGTTGCGAGATTATAGTGTTTATGGCTATTTCCCCAGCAGCGATCGTTATTTCGCCATGACCGAGAACAAATATGCCAATGCCAAAGCCGTTGCACAATGGAAAAAACAACTCTTTGAACGGTGGTATGACATCCGCATTGAAAGCATTGATGTTTCCGAAGGAACAGATATTGTTGTCAATGAAACCATTGAGGTGAAAGCGGTTTTAGACTTGGCGGGCTTAAAACCCGATGATGTCAGTGTGGAACTCTATCTGGGCAACCTCAACAGTGATGGCGAAATCGTCAAAGGCACACCGATTCCGATGGAATACACGGGTGAGTCTTCTGCAGCAGGAACAATCTATAAGGGCTCTCTGGTTTATCGCTCCAGTGGCTTACAAGGGTTGTCCTTGCGAGTGCTACCGAAAAACCAATACATGGCCCATCCTCATGAGTTAGGGTTAATCCTTTGGGCTGATGATTGTCAACAGTAA
- a CDS encoding pitrilysin family protein, producing the protein MLRIIITISCLFLFWGNAFVSSATAIENVSEIQPYLERVKDRVIEYKLDNGMKFIILPDQEAPVISFVTYADVGGANEEEGKTGAAHFLEHLAFKGTTEIGTKNYQKEKDLLDHLDQVHYQLETAQEKGNSEQVKQLQAKFEKLQSQASQYVEQNEYATIVQTEGGVGLNAATSADYTIYFYSFPANKLELWMSLESERFLDPVFREFYKEQQVILEERRLRTDNSPVGKMIEEFLGTAFTSHPYQRPVIGYEEDIRNLTRNDIRDFFETYYVPEKLTMAVVGDVDPQEVKRLADTYFGRFSPQIDPPKVEAVEPPQTETKEVNLKLNSQPWYFEGYHRPSINDEDHVVYEVISRLLSSGRTSRLYQSLVQDQQVALSARGLSSFPGDKFPNLVLFYALTAPNHSLEDVSEALTLEIEKLKTERVSDAELERVKTQMQASLLRSLDSTKGMARRLAEYEAKTGSWENLFTELEAITAVTAEDIQRVAKNTFTEENRTIGRIISENS; encoded by the coding sequence GTGTTACGAATTATCATTACCATTAGCTGTCTCTTTCTGTTTTGGGGAAATGCTTTCGTTTCTTCTGCAACAGCGATTGAGAATGTATCAGAAATTCAACCCTATCTGGAACGGGTCAAAGATCGAGTGATAGAATATAAACTCGATAATGGGATGAAATTTATCATCCTTCCAGACCAAGAAGCCCCTGTCATTTCTTTTGTCACTTATGCAGATGTCGGTGGGGCCAATGAAGAAGAAGGAAAAACGGGTGCTGCTCATTTTTTAGAACATCTCGCGTTTAAGGGAACCACTGAAATCGGGACAAAAAATTATCAGAAAGAGAAAGATTTATTAGACCATTTAGACCAAGTTCATTATCAATTGGAAACGGCTCAAGAAAAAGGGAACTCAGAACAAGTTAAGCAGCTACAAGCTAAGTTTGAAAAATTACAATCTCAAGCCTCCCAATATGTTGAACAAAATGAATATGCAACAATTGTTCAAACCGAAGGTGGTGTGGGATTAAATGCAGCGACTTCTGCGGATTATACGATTTACTTTTATAGTTTCCCTGCGAATAAACTAGAACTTTGGATGTCTTTAGAATCGGAACGTTTTTTAGATCCAGTGTTCCGAGAGTTTTATAAAGAACAACAAGTCATTTTAGAAGAAAGACGACTCCGCACGGATAATTCTCCTGTGGGAAAAATGATCGAGGAATTTTTAGGAACGGCGTTTACGAGTCATCCCTATCAACGTCCTGTGATTGGCTATGAAGAGGACATTCGGAATCTGACCCGAAATGATATTCGTGATTTTTTTGAAACTTATTATGTTCCAGAAAAGCTAACGATGGCGGTTGTAGGAGATGTTGATCCTCAAGAGGTAAAACGATTAGCAGATACTTATTTTGGTCGCTTTTCCCCTCAGATTGATCCGCCAAAAGTAGAAGCGGTTGAACCGCCACAAACGGAAACCAAAGAAGTTAATCTCAAGCTAAATTCTCAACCCTGGTATTTTGAAGGCTATCACCGTCCGAGTATTAACGATGAAGATCATGTGGTTTATGAAGTGATTTCTCGCTTACTCAGTAGCGGTCGCACTTCTCGCTTATATCAATCTTTAGTCCAAGATCAACAAGTTGCTTTATCTGCAAGAGGGTTAAGTAGTTTTCCAGGAGATAAGTTTCCCAATTTAGTTTTATTTTATGCGTTAACTGCCCCTAATCATAGCTTAGAAGATGTTTCGGAAGCGTTAACGTTAGAAATTGAAAAATTAAAAACTGAACGGGTTTCTGATGCAGAATTAGAACGAGTAAAAACGCAAATGCAAGCCAGTTTATTACGGAGTTTAGACTCAACAAAAGGGATGGCGAGACGGCTAGCAGAATATGAAGCCAAAACAGGAAGTTGGGAAAATTTATTTACGGAATTAGAAGCGATTACAGCCGTCACCGCCGAGGATATTCAGCGTGTGGCGAAAAACACATTTACCGAAGAGAATCGTACAATTGGTCGCATTATTTCAGAGAATTCATAG
- a CDS encoding microcompartments protein: MGIDLRSYVYLDSLQAQHAAYMGTVSLGFLPLPGDTSLWIEISPGIEINRITDVALKATNVRPGVQVVERLYGLLEIHSSQKGDVKIAGTAILDALGVSEQDGLKPRVVSSQIIRNVDAHQAQMVNRTRRGHMLLKGESLYVFEVEPAAFAALAANEAEKAANINILQVSAVGSFGRLYLGGEEKDIIAASYAVKAAIENVRGREEIAASKE, from the coding sequence TTGGGTATCGACCTTCGGAGTTACGTTTATTTAGATAGCCTACAAGCGCAGCACGCTGCCTATATGGGAACAGTATCATTAGGGTTCTTACCCTTACCCGGTGATACTTCTCTTTGGATCGAAATTTCTCCTGGCATTGAAATTAATCGTATTACCGATGTTGCCCTGAAAGCAACTAATGTTCGTCCTGGGGTGCAAGTGGTGGAAAGGTTGTATGGACTCTTAGAAATTCATTCTTCTCAGAAAGGAGATGTCAAAATTGCAGGAACAGCGATTTTAGATGCTCTTGGTGTTTCTGAACAAGATGGCTTAAAACCGCGAGTCGTTTCCAGTCAAATTATTCGTAATGTTGATGCCCACCAAGCGCAAATGGTTAACCGCACTCGTCGGGGTCATATGCTGCTGAAGGGAGAAAGTCTATACGTTTTTGAAGTAGAACCAGCAGCCTTTGCTGCCTTGGCTGCTAATGAGGCGGAAAAAGCAGCGAACATTAATATTTTACAAGTCTCTGCTGTGGGGAGTTTTGGACGCTTGTATTTAGGGGGAGAAGAAAAAGATATTATTGCTGCTTCTTATGCTGTAAAAGCTGCTATTGAAAATGTGCGAGGACGAGAAGAAATTGCTGCTAGCAAAGAGTAA
- a CDS encoding pitrilysin family protein, which yields MKPIQWFGLALFVSLLVILGNSNLFAKAAPPEAKHYTELEFSEPPEVTLPDYEKYQLENGLTIYLIEDHEFPLVSGRAIFRTGSRFEAAEKVGLASLTGNVMRSGGTKQHSADELNQILEQRAASIETGINTTSGSANFDCLTQDLDTVFDLFAEVIQTPAFAEDKLALAKQQVKGNISRRNDDPGDIADREFKKVIYGENSPYARTPEYETLRNISRGDVIEFYNSYIRPEEALLGIVGDFDAKEMRDRVEKAFASWQVSTPKPNYNLPETEPAKTDGIYFVQQPQLSQSYVELGHLGGRLDNPDYPTLRVLNGALNGLGGILMNDVRSREGLAYSVYGVWSARYDYPGYFIAGGQTRSEATVPFIQSILDEIQKVRETPLSDDQLEYAKASILNSFIFNFQQPSQTLSRLMRYDYYGYPSDFIFEFQEGVKQTTKADVQRVAKTYLKPEKMVKMVVGNSDAINPALSQLDEQVTAVDISIPQPISSKPK from the coding sequence ATGAAACCGATTCAATGGTTCGGACTCGCTCTTTTTGTTTCTCTCTTGGTTATTCTTGGTAATAGTAATTTATTTGCCAAAGCAGCCCCTCCAGAAGCAAAACATTACACAGAGTTAGAATTTTCTGAACCGCCAGAAGTGACTCTTCCTGACTATGAAAAGTATCAGTTAGAAAATGGACTGACAATTTATTTAATTGAAGATCATGAGTTTCCGTTAGTGAGTGGACGAGCAATTTTTCGCACTGGATCTCGTTTTGAAGCAGCGGAGAAAGTTGGGCTCGCTTCTCTGACTGGAAATGTCATGCGTAGTGGGGGAACAAAACAACATTCTGCGGATGAACTCAATCAAATTTTAGAACAACGGGCTGCTTCTATTGAAACAGGAATTAACACGACTTCTGGGAGTGCAAATTTTGATTGTTTAACTCAAGATTTAGATACGGTTTTTGATTTATTTGCAGAAGTGATTCAAACCCCTGCTTTTGCTGAAGATAAATTAGCTTTAGCTAAACAACAAGTGAAAGGAAATATTTCTCGGCGTAATGATGATCCTGGAGATATTGCCGATCGCGAGTTTAAGAAAGTGATTTATGGGGAAAATAGCCCTTACGCAAGAACACCAGAATATGAAACCTTAAGGAATATTTCTCGTGGGGATGTCATTGAATTTTACAACAGTTACATTCGTCCTGAGGAGGCGTTGTTAGGGATTGTTGGGGATTTTGATGCGAAAGAAATGCGCGATCGCGTGGAGAAAGCGTTTGCAAGTTGGCAAGTTTCTACTCCCAAACCTAACTATAATCTACCCGAAACCGAACCAGCGAAAACGGATGGGATTTATTTTGTCCAACAACCGCAACTGAGTCAATCTTATGTAGAATTAGGACATTTGGGGGGAAGATTAGATAATCCTGATTATCCTACTTTAAGAGTCTTAAATGGGGCCTTAAATGGCTTAGGGGGAATCTTAATGAATGATGTGCGATCGCGGGAAGGATTAGCCTATTCTGTCTATGGGGTATGGAGTGCGCGTTATGATTATCCAGGTTATTTTATCGCAGGGGGACAAACGAGATCTGAAGCAACTGTTCCCTTTATCCAATCTATTCTCGATGAGATTCAAAAAGTCAGAGAAACCCCTCTCTCTGATGATCAACTTGAATACGCCAAAGCATCCATTCTCAACTCATTTATCTTCAATTTTCAACAACCCTCACAAACTCTTTCTCGGTTAATGCGCTATGACTATTATGGCTATCCATCTGACTTTATTTTTGAATTCCAAGAGGGAGTTAAACAAACCACAAAAGCAGATGTGCAGCGCGTTGCTAAGACTTATTTAAAACCCGAAAAAATGGTAAAAATGGTGGTAGGAAACTCAGACGCAATTAATCCGGCATTGAGTCAGTTAGATGAGCAAGTGACAGCAGTTGATATTTCGATTCCTCAGCCGATTTCTAGCAAGCCAAAATAA
- a CDS encoding TetR/AcrR family transcriptional regulator — MQVFRSQAPPSMSQKSSSEVRDRVLKTAQRLFANRGYDATTTKELAADAGIAEGTLFRYFENKKAILVEVATEGWVEILTDLLTELSEMGSYKAVAQVMRRRMFRLHENGELLRVCFFEAQFHPELRERIQSEVISKMTDVTEAFFETAMERGIYRQMNPRVVAQVFLGMFTIAGFSSDTIIESDAPPHAMKEMAEGIADIFLNGVLAHPEETNAAT; from the coding sequence ATGCAAGTGTTCCGTTCACAAGCTCCCCCTTCTATGTCTCAAAAATCGTCGTCGGAAGTGCGTGATCGCGTCCTCAAGACGGCACAACGCCTCTTCGCGAATCGAGGGTATGATGCAACCACAACGAAAGAATTAGCAGCAGACGCGGGGATTGCAGAAGGAACTTTATTTCGCTACTTCGAGAATAAAAAAGCCATCTTAGTGGAAGTCGCAACGGAAGGCTGGGTAGAAATTTTAACCGATCTCCTCACCGAGTTAAGCGAAATGGGAAGTTATAAAGCAGTAGCACAGGTGATGAGACGACGAATGTTCCGACTTCATGAAAATGGCGAATTATTGCGAGTTTGCTTTTTTGAAGCCCAATTTCATCCTGAACTAAGAGAACGTATCCAGTCGGAAGTCATTTCTAAAATGACCGATGTGACAGAAGCCTTCTTTGAAACTGCAATGGAACGCGGAATTTATCGTCAGATGAACCCCCGCGTGGTCGCGCAAGTCTTTTTAGGAATGTTTACAATTGCAGGCTTTTCTAGTGATACGATTATTGAATCAGATGCCCCACCCCATGCGATGAAAGAAATGGCTGAAGGCATTGCTGATATTTTTCTCAATGGTGTCTTAGCCCACCCAGAAGAAACGAATGCAGCTACTTAG
- a CDS encoding DNA double-strand break repair nuclease NurA, whose protein sequence is MLDITKLSGQLPAISEHLHQEASASNERLQRGQQLLLESVTQQEELVKKQEDWRDRALFKAAQPIEPIDTCQEISVPPYAHSVFATDGSQIAPSHHEIAYCYLINIGRVMLHYGQSLFPVLDSLPEVFYTREDLYESRQWGIPTEEWMGYRRTVSEIEALSEMACRWVNPPGAHYEPNLALVDGSLIYWFLDTLPPPAREQLLPRIFEAWRQLASAGVPLMGYLSANRHTEAVRFLRYATCAYNTPDCQTHCGNLQTNQLPCQVCEPLRDTTLWQTLLSPGQRSGLWRSQSPILDLYPQEFAIYFCYLNVGTEIARVEFPAWVAEDLTLLDQSLSLLLAQVYKGYGYPVAIAESHNQAVVRSSDRARFFALLEREMIKAGLPNVGVSYKESNKRGSIA, encoded by the coding sequence ATGCTCGATATTACTAAACTTAGTGGACAACTCCCAGCCATTAGTGAACACCTCCACCAAGAAGCATCCGCAAGTAACGAACGGTTGCAGCGAGGACAACAGCTACTGCTTGAAAGTGTCACTCAACAAGAAGAATTAGTCAAAAAACAAGAAGATTGGCGCGATCGCGCTCTGTTTAAAGCAGCACAACCCATCGAACCCATCGACACCTGTCAAGAAATTTCCGTTCCCCCTTACGCTCACAGTGTTTTTGCTACCGATGGCTCACAAATTGCCCCCTCTCATCACGAAATTGCCTACTGTTATCTCATTAATATTGGGCGGGTGATGCTGCACTATGGACAAAGTTTATTTCCCGTTCTCGATAGTCTCCCTGAAGTCTTCTACACCCGCGAAGACTTATATGAATCTCGTCAGTGGGGAATCCCGACTGAAGAATGGATGGGCTATCGGCGCACCGTTTCTGAGATTGAAGCCCTTTCCGAGATGGCGTGTCGCTGGGTCAACCCTCCAGGAGCCCATTATGAACCCAATCTCGCGTTAGTGGATGGTTCTTTAATCTATTGGTTTTTAGATACCCTACCCCCTCCCGCCCGTGAACAACTCCTCCCCCGTATTTTTGAAGCATGGCGACAACTCGCATCCGCAGGAGTGCCTTTAATGGGGTATCTTAGTGCTAACCGTCATACAGAAGCCGTGCGATTTCTTCGGTATGCCACCTGTGCTTATAACACCCCCGACTGTCAAACCCATTGTGGTAACCTGCAAACGAATCAACTCCCTTGTCAAGTTTGTGAACCCCTACGGGATACCACCTTATGGCAAACCTTACTCTCCCCTGGGCAGCGATCAGGTTTGTGGCGGAGTCAGAGTCCGATTTTAGACCTCTATCCCCAAGAATTTGCCATTTATTTCTGTTATCTCAATGTGGGAACAGAAATTGCCCGAGTTGAGTTCCCCGCATGGGTCGCGGAAGATTTAACCTTATTAGACCAATCTTTGAGCCTTTTACTGGCGCAAGTGTATAAAGGGTATGGTTATCCTGTCGCGATCGCGGAATCTCATAATCAAGCTGTGGTTAGAAGCAGCGATCGCGCTCGCTTTTTTGCCCTCTTAGAACGGGAAATGATTAAAGCAGGCTTACCCAATGTCGGCGTTTCTTACAAGGAAAGTAATAAACGCGGTAGTATTGCCTGA
- a CDS encoding HEAT repeat domain-containing protein, translating to MTTYTTETAIAHLQQTDDLSLRYYAAWWLGKFRVTDPTAITALLTALEDESDRSPDGGYPLRRNAARALGKLQDSQAVSLLIQNLNCTDYYVREACAQALEEIGDPQAIPHLRNLLAGGVEAAQPVPGKPHLVQPYEAVIEALGTLGATDTTSELAPFLDHPVAKVQLATARALYQLTKEDIYGKRLVEGLKAEKLPLRRSALMDLGATDYLKAASAIAQTPAENSLKLISLKGLLENHLQHQNHSELSEDAINLLTLMDSLL from the coding sequence ATGACAACCTACACGACTGAAACCGCGATCGCGCACTTGCAACAAACAGACGATTTAAGTCTTCGTTATTACGCAGCCTGGTGGTTAGGAAAATTCCGAGTGACTGACCCCACTGCGATTACTGCTTTGTTGACCGCTTTAGAAGACGAATCAGATCGCTCTCCTGATGGGGGATATCCTCTACGACGCAACGCAGCCCGAGCGTTAGGAAAACTCCAAGATTCCCAAGCGGTTTCTCTCCTCATTCAAAATTTAAATTGTACTGATTATTATGTCCGAGAAGCCTGCGCTCAAGCACTAGAGGAAATTGGCGATCCACAAGCGATTCCTCATTTAAGAAACTTACTCGCAGGGGGAGTGGAAGCAGCGCAACCAGTTCCAGGAAAACCCCATCTCGTACAGCCCTACGAAGCGGTCATTGAAGCGTTGGGAACTCTCGGCGCAACCGACACCACATCAGAACTTGCACCCTTTTTAGACCATCCCGTGGCAAAAGTTCAGCTAGCCACCGCTCGTGCTCTCTATCAATTGACAAAAGAAGATATTTATGGTAAGCGATTAGTAGAAGGGCTAAAAGCAGAAAAATTGCCCTTACGACGCTCCGCTTTGATGGATTTAGGCGCGACCGATTATTTGAAAGCAGCCAGCGCGATCGCGCAAACCCCAGCCGAAAACAGCTTAAAATTAATTTCCTTAAAAGGACTCTTAGAAAATCATCTCCAGCATCAGAATCATTCGGAATTATCTGAGGATGCGATCAATTTATTAACCTTGATGGATTCTCTTTTATAG